In a genomic window of Candidatus Eisenbacteria bacterium:
- the nusG gene encoding transcription termination/antitermination factor NusG has translation MAKKWYAIHTYSGHENKVRTNLEKAIQYALQQESFGEILVATENFAVMKNGKKTITKRKTFPGYVLIEMEMSEETKHLVENIPGVTRFVGDAGNEKNPMPLSELEIARIRGHATPERERVHAEVPFKVGESVKVVDGPFCDFVGTVDEINSDRGKVRVMVSIFGRATPVELDFMQVQSI, from the coding sequence ATGGCCAAGAAGTGGTATGCGATCCACACCTACTCGGGTCACGAGAACAAGGTGCGCACGAATCTCGAGAAGGCGATCCAGTACGCCCTGCAGCAGGAGAGCTTCGGCGAGATCCTGGTGGCCACAGAGAATTTCGCCGTGATGAAGAACGGCAAGAAGACGATCACCAAGCGCAAGACGTTTCCGGGCTATGTCCTCATCGAGATGGAGATGAGCGAGGAGACGAAGCATCTGGTCGAGAATATCCCCGGGGTGACCCGCTTCGTGGGCGACGCGGGCAACGAGAAGAACCCGATGCCGCTCTCCGAGCTGGAGATCGCGAGGATCCGCGGGCACGCGACGCCCGAGCGGGAGAGGGTTCACGCCGAGGTTCCTTTCAAGGTGGGCGAGAGCGTCAAAGTCGTCGACGGCCCCTTCTGCGACTTCGTGGGGACCGTGGACGAGATCAACTCGGACCGCGGCAAGGTCCGCGTCATGGTGAGCATTTTCGGTCGCGCGACGCCTGTCGAGCTCGATTTCATGCAGGTGCAGTCGATCTAG
- the secE gene encoding preprotein translocase subunit SecE — MSAVDRFNKFLGEVKVEATKVTWPSRDELRESTIVVIVAVFLISLFIYAVDIVISKGVQAVL, encoded by the coding sequence ATGTCGGCTGTCGATAGGTTCAACAAGTTCCTGGGCGAGGTGAAGGTGGAGGCCACCAAGGTCACCTGGCCAAGCCGCGACGAGCTTCGCGAGTCGACCATCGTCGTCATCGTCGCCGTGTTCCTGATCTCGCTGTTCATCTATGCGGTTGACATCGTGATCAGCAAGGGCGTGCAGGCGGTCCTCTAG
- the rpmG gene encoding 50S ribosomal protein L33: MREQITLACSECKQRNYNLTKNKKLHPDRVEYSKFCPFCRKHTPHKETR; encoded by the coding sequence ATGCGCGAACAGATCACCCTGGCCTGCTCCGAGTGCAAGCAGCGCAACTACAATCTCACGAAGAACAAGAAACTCCACCCGGACAGGGTCGAGTACAGCAAGTTCTGCCCCTTCTGCAGGAAGCACACGCCCCACAAGGAGACGCGATAG